The region GAGCACAATTTTGTCTGGCTTTAGGGCAATTAGCACTAGTCAAAAGGGGGCGATTTTTGGTATAATAGAGTCAGAGTATATTAGCAAGATAGTTACATAACATAAATAAGGCCTTGATGATGACGTCTTAGCGTGGATGATGTTACGAAAGGAGTGGAAAATGAGTTCAAATTCAAACAAAGCTAGGGGAATGAGCAATAATAAAGCCAAGGGGATGAGCGATAAAAAACAGCTTGTTACTTTTCAGCTAGGTGAAGAGCGTTACGGCATTGACATCATGCATGTAAAGGAAATTTATTCCAATCATACCGTTCGCCCTATTCCGCACGCCCCAGCCTACATTGAGGGTGTACTCAATTTGCGTGGCGAGATTATTCCTATCATCAATTTACATCGACGCTTTGGTATCGCAAAGGCTCTGCTTAGTGAGGATGATGCGATGCTCTCGGGCTTTGTGATTATTAACTTATCTGGAATGAAGGTAGGTGTCATTATCGATAAAATCTTGAGTGTGATGGATGTTGATCGCGCTACGATTCAGCCACCACCGCAGATGATCACCAATATTGGCGCCGAGTATATCGAGGGGGTTAGCCCTCAAGATGCGGGGTATCTAGTGATTCTGGATATCGATCGCCTCTTTGATGTGAAGGAGCTTGGACGCTTGCGCATGCTTCGCTCCTTTAAGTCGGCAAGTGAAGAGGAGCTAGATCAATATCCGCAGGCGAAGTCTCGGTAGCTTGGAGTAGGTTGTGATTCATCCGCTGGGTGAGGCATCTTCTCGATCAACCATGCAGATATTGCTTATTTATAATGAAAAGATGAAAGCCACGCATCTTCTTTCGGCGGTGCATACGTTTCTTTTGTCTAAAGATGCGTGTTCGATTACTGTGCTCTCGCTTAGTCAATTGAATATCTATACAGCTGAAGCTAGTGACGCTTCTTCCCTTGCAATCGTCCTTGGTGGCGACGGCACCATCTTGCGCGCGAGCCTCTGCTTGCATGCTTTGGCTATCCCGATTTTGGCGATTCATGCAGGTACGGTGGGATTTTTGGCTGAACATGGTGCGGTCTCTTGGCAAGAGGCAATTGATGATTTTTTATCGGGTAAATTGCCTTTTCTTTCTGCGCCTATGTTAGCGATGGAAGTTTATCAACAAGAGAAATTCGCGCAACGGCTTTTAGCGATTAATGAGGTGGCGATCACCTCGGTAGGACGGAAGCTCCTTGCGATGACGTTTAAGGTGGGGAGTAGCCCAACAATGCGTGTGCGTGCGGAGGGGCTGGTCTTATCGACCCCGACGGGTTCTACGGGGTATAGTTTGACGCTTGGTGCACCGATTATCTCACCTAGTGCAAAGGTTTTGCTATTGCAGGCGATTGCTCCTTTTGATCTCTCGGCACGTCCGATTATCTTTGATGAGGCGGACGTGGTTTGGGTGGAGGTGGCAAGTGAGGATGGTTTGCTTCTCTTGCGTGATGGTGAGGGGGTGGAGATTGCCTCGGGGGCGTGGGAATTTCGTCTTGGGTTGGCTAGTGAGAGAGTGTTATGGGCAGTGGGCGAGCAACGTGAGGCGCTTTTTTATCAGGCGCTACAAAAAAAATTGGGATGGTTTACTTTATACCCAGGAGCATCGGTATGTTGCAAGAGTTAAGGGTTAAAAATTACGCATTATTGGATCAAGTTTCCGTGATATTTGAGCATGGCTTTACCGCACTTACCGGTGAGACAGGAGCAGGTAAATCGTTGTTAGTGAATGCCTTAGGGTTATTGTTAGGGGAGAAGAGTAATACGCAGTTTATTCGCCATGGCAGTGAGGAAGCGGAGGTGATCGGCGTGGTACGATTAGGCGATCATCCCATGGTGCGCGCGCTCTTATCAGACTTAGATATTGATGTGGGTGATGATTGCTTAGAGTTGCGACGGGTGGTGCGGGTGAAGGGCAATTCCTCGATTTATGCTAATGGCGCACGTATTACGCGCGAACAGCTACAAGAGATTTCGGCGTTGCTTTTTGATATGCACGGGCAACATGAGCATCAATCACTTTATAATCAAGAGAATCAGCGACTTTTGTTGGATCGGGTGGCGAAAATTCAAGAGGATGTGCAACTCTTTAGCCAGCAGTTTACGCTTTTACGCACCAAAAAAGAGCAACTTAAACTCATGCGCGAGCAGGCAGAGACCGACCTTGCCGATCGTATTTATCGAGAGAAGGCATACGAGGAGATTGGCGAGCTAAAGCCTAGTCAAGAGGAGAAGGACGAACTCTTAGCACGGGCGAATCAATTGGAGAATCGCGAGCGTATTCAGCAGACACTTCAGCGTTTTCATGCCATGATGCGTGGCAATAGTGGCTTGATTTTAGGTCTCAAAGAGGCGAGGCATCTCCTTAAGCATCTGGAAGATAGTGAGAGTCGTGAGTTGGAGAAGCGGTTAGAGGGCGCGATTTTGGAAGTGGAGGATGTCAGCGACTCCTTTTCCCTTCTACAAGATACGCTAATGGGTTCGCCTGATGAGTTGGATCGCGTGCAGGCCAAGCTCATGGAGTATCAACGGTTGGAGAAGAAGTATGGTAGCGGGCATCTGGCGGGCTTGCTTAAATACTATCAAGATATTGAGATAGAGCTTGGTGAACAGAATAATGCCGAGCATCTGCAGGTAGAGTTAGAGAGTGAAATCGAGGCGCTTGAGCAAGAATTACGTCAAAAGACGCTGGTAATTACGCAACAGCGCGAGAGTAGTGCACGGTACTTGGAAGAAGAGATGGAGAAGCTCTTGGGCGAGGTAAGTTTGCCTCATGCGCGCTTGGTGGTATCGGTAGCTCCGCGTAAAAATCGTGCAGGCGATCGGGTGATTGGCTCGACAGGCGCGGATGAAGTTGCCTTTCTTTTTAGTGCCAACGCTGGCGAACCGCTCAAACCGCTTAAAGAGGTGGCTTCAGGCGGTGAGAGTAGCCGTATTCTCTTGATCCTCAAGAGTGTGCTGGCGAGCCAAGAAGAGGTTGACTGCCTTATTTTTGATGAGATTGATACCGGTATTGGTGGTGAGGTCGCGGTGCAAGTGGCTAAGCACATGCGTCGTTTGGCACAAAAAAAACAGGTCATCTGTATCACCCACCTAGCCTCCATCGCTGCGGCTGCACAATCTCAGCTCAAGATCGAAAAAGAAGTGGTCGATGATCATACTAGAACGAATATCCATACAATGACTCATGAGCAACGTGTGGAGGAGATAGCAAGAATGCTAAGCGGAAATACCGGAGACCATGCCCTTGAGCATGCCCGATCGTTGTTGAACTCGCATGATGGATAGGGGAAGAGAATGGAAAAAAAGAGTGTTACTAATCATAAGGTCTTTTTGAAGAAGTCGGCTGGATATCGGACTATGGTTGATCGGATGCTTATGATTGAACGCAAATTTTTAACAGAACTTGGGCAAAAGGCAGCGCCTGAGATGGCAGACTATATGGAAGGCTTGCGCTTAAGTTTGAGTATTGCTAGTTATTACATTGTTCAAAATCAGATTTATCACGCTATTTTTACGACAAGCAATGAGACGATTTTGAAGTCGGCACGTAAGTATTTGGCGCTCTCGGTAGACTACCTTGCCAAGATTTTCTCTACTTCGCAAGACTTTCTCTACGATGAGAAGGATGTGCGTGCCAAGGCGCATGCTGAAATTGAGGAGTTTACCGGCTATAAACTGGTAGCACGTACGGGATTTTATCTTGATTACCTCGATCACTTCTTTGATGTGCAGAGTCGCTGGCACTGGAGCGTGTTAGATCTCTCCTATGAGCTTGCGTTGATTTATAAAAATGCCTTCAACTTTAAGAACCTTGTACAAAATCTCGATATTAGAGCGGAAAATGTTTACGAACGTAAGAGCTATTTGATGCAATTGAAAACCTATCTGAGTGATGTTGCCGATGGCTTTCGCATGAAGTATGAAATTACGCGCATCAACACCGATATGGACAAGGCAATTCGGGTGTTAGAGGTACTTAAGCAGTTGCATATCGCCTTGAATGAGCAAAAAGAGCAAGAGGCACAGGTGCGTAAAATTGAGCTTTGGCGTGCAAAAGCACTCACCGATCAACGTTAGTATCGATCTTAAGGAGCAACATGTGATGACGAAGGTGCCTTTCTCTCCCCCAGAGATTACCGAAGAAGATATTCTTGCGGTAAGTGATGTGTTGCGGTCGGGTTGGATTACCACGGGCGCGCAGGCTAAGCAATTTGAGCGTGAGCTTTCGGACTGGATGTCAGGGGCGCGGGTGGCAGTGCTCAACTCGGCTACGGCGGGAATGGAGATTACTTTGCGTCTTTTGGGCATTGGCGCAGGCGACGAGGTGATTACCTCGGTGTATACCTACGCGGCCACGGTCAATGTGATTCGTCATGTGGGGGCAACACCCATTTTGGTGGATATCGCGCATGATGGTTATAATCTCGATATCACGGCGGTTGATCGCGCCATCACACCCAAAACCAAGGCGATTATTGCGGTGGATATTGGAGGCTATCCTTGCGACTATGATGCGCTTTATCGCGTTATCGAGGCGCATCGAGCTTCGTTTTCTGGTTTACCTAAGAGCCGTCTCTTTAACCATGCCGATCGTATCACCTTAATTGCCGATGCGGCGCACAGTTTGGGTGCGCAATATTATGGGCGTAAGAGTGGCAGTTTAGCCGATTTTAGCGCCTTCTCGTTTCATGCGGTAAAGAATCTCACCACGGCTGAGGGTGGGGCGCTCTCTTTCCATTCGCTCTTTGGTGTGGATGCGGAAACTATCTACCGTGAAGTGATGCTTTGGTCGTTGCATGGACAGAATAAGGATGCGCTTGCCAAGGCACAGGGCAATGGCTGGGAGTATGATATTCTCTTTTCGGGCTATAAATGCAACATGCCTGATATCATGGCGGCCTTGGGACGCAGTCAACTTGGTCGCTACGCCCAGACCTTATCACGTCGAAAAACGCTCTATCAATCGTATCGCCAGATGCTCCCTTCTCCTATCTCTTTACCGGCTTGGGATGAGGCGGATGAGTACCAAAGCTCCTACCACCTTGCGCTTGTTTGCCTGCCTATAAAAGATATCCAAGAACGTAATCGCATCATCACGCAGATGGCAGAAGCAGGCATCGTTTGCAATGTTCATTTTAAACCTTTACATTTAATGACGGCATTTAACGATTTAGGCAGAGATAATGATTTTTTACAGGCCATGCAACGCTATCAACAGGTCATGAGTCTGCCCCTCTTTAACACCATGAGCGAGGAGCAATTGAGCTATGTGGGAGAAAATTTAGCACAAATTGTGAAAAATCTACGCTAGTATCTTGATCATTCTTTCTTGCTTGTCGATATACAAAGTGGAGTTGAGCAGATGAAACGAATTGGATGGCTATTTTTGGCGATTGTGATCTCAATGCAATCGGCTTTTGGTAAGGTCTTATTGGTGAAACAGTCTGGTAGTGGTAGTGCCAGCGCCCTCGCAAATGACATCGAACTTGCTATTTCGGAGTGGTTTTTTGAGAAAGGCATCTTGGCTTTAAGTGAGCAGAACCCTATCGATCAGGTGGGGATAGAGCTTGCGCAGTATATGGCTCAACAGATGGGTGCGAGCGCATTTATTCTCTGGAATGTAAGAAGTAATGGTGATTTTCTTTTGATGATGTATACAATTAATGGTCAGCTTATTGGTGAAGTGAAGGAGTCTCTAAATGTGCGCGATACCGCAACGTTATCTCGCTTAATGAAGAGACTTGATCCTTTTTTAACCGAGCAGACTCGTACGTTAGGCTTAGGATAGAGAGACGAAAAATTGGCGCAAGAGTGTAAGGGTAACATGCAAATCAATGTCGAATGGGTACATATTAAACATTATCTAGCTCTCTTGGGCTTGGGTTTTCTGCTCTTTGGTGGGTTTATGGTTCTCTCGGGACAGAGCCAAGAGGAAGAGGCGAGTTTTTATCCAAGATTTGTCGTGGCGCGCCTAGCCTCTTTTGACTTTTTTGGTGAACCCGAGATTGAGGTGATTATTGAGGATGCCGAGGCGCGACCACCTGCAGGCAGTGATGAAGTTATTGACCCCAATGAGGTGATTGATGAGATTGAGGAAGAGACGAAGGATAGGACATCTGATGAAGGTAATCCTTCTACAGATGATACTATAGAGGACACTACCCCAGATGCGGTTGATCCTCCCATAGAGAATCCCCTAACAGAGGATACTACCACACCGCCGGTTACTCCGCCTGTGGAGAATCCGCCCTTACCTGATAAGAATAACGCCGATGCGGTTGTACGAGATAATCCCCAAGAGCGCACGATGACGGGAAGTCGTTGGTTTACTGAGGGCGATCGCACGAATACCGAGGAGCGCGTGCGTAGTTGGAGCCGAAATCCAGGGCCGCGTCCGATTCCTGATGAAGGAGATGATAAGAGTGGAGATACGGGTGCAACAGATACGGAAAATTCTACGCCGACCGATGAGCATTCGGATGATGGATCCTTGCCTTCTGCGGAAGCCAATGGTGCTCCCCAACGCTCCGATCCTAATAGTGTTGCGTTGATTACGCTAGTTCCATCGCCGGCCACAGGTGATTCTTCCGATGAGGAATGGGAGTATGATATCATTGATGGACCTCACTTAGATGGTGTAGATGGCACGGGGGAAGATCTCTTACCATCTGGTAGTGATAAGCCCAAGGACGACTGGCATCCTGTAGATGGACCTCACTTAGATGGTGTAGATGGCACGGGGGAAGATCTCTTACCATCTGGTAGTGATAAGCCCAAGGACGACTGGCATCCTGTAGATGGGCCTCACTTAGATGGTGTAGATGGCAAGGATGAAGATCTCTTACCCTCGGGCAGTGGTAAGCCCAAGGACGATTGGCATCCTGTAGATGGACCTCACTTGGATGGCGTAGATGGCAAGGATGAAGATATCTTACCCTCGGGCAGTGATAAGCCCAAAGATCCGATTACCCCAGATCCTAAACCGATTCTGGATAATCCTTGGAGTACCTTGCCCCTGATTGATCAACAATTTTTAGCGCCTTATTGGCAAGCTGAACTGGAAGAGGGTTTTTATATTCAAGTCTTTGCGACGATTCAACCATTAAAGTTACGTGCCCAGATCGAGCGTCATCGCGCTAATTTACCGCTAGTGATCACCGGAACCTATGGACGACTTGGGATGATGAATCGTCTCTTAGTAGGACCCTTAAAAGCCGATGAGTTAGGAGCGGTGGAGCATCAACTGCGCTTAAATGGCGTGAGAGATTCCTTCTTAGTTTCGGTTAAGAGCCAGCGTTCTTAGGATATCCGCATGGATAGTTGGCTTAATGAGACGCTCTTTTTTAGGAATTTTTTGCGTCCATTACTGGACATTGGTATCTTATCGGCAATATTTTATTACTTTTATCGATATGTTTTACGTAGCTATGGTCAATCTCTTTTTCGTGGAATTCGTGGTCCTTTGGCGATATTTTTGGTGGCATACCTCTTTCAGCTAGAAACGTTGCTGTGG is a window of Entomospira culicis DNA encoding:
- a CDS encoding chemotaxis protein CheW, encoding MSDKKQLVTFQLGEERYGIDIMHVKEIYSNHTVRPIPHAPAYIEGVLNLRGEIIPIINLHRRFGIAKALLSEDDAMLSGFVIINLSGMKVGVIIDKILSVMDVDRATIQPPPQMITNIGAEYIEGVSPQDAGYLVILDIDRLFDVKELGRLRMLRSFKSASEEELDQYPQAKSR
- a CDS encoding NAD(+)/NADH kinase; protein product: MIHPLGEASSRSTMQILLIYNEKMKATHLLSAVHTFLLSKDACSITVLSLSQLNIYTAEASDASSLAIVLGGDGTILRASLCLHALAIPILAIHAGTVGFLAEHGAVSWQEAIDDFLSGKLPFLSAPMLAMEVYQQEKFAQRLLAINEVAITSVGRKLLAMTFKVGSSPTMRVRAEGLVLSTPTGSTGYSLTLGAPIISPSAKVLLLQAIAPFDLSARPIIFDEADVVWVEVASEDGLLLLRDGEGVEIASGAWEFRLGLASERVLWAVGEQREALFYQALQKKLGWFTLYPGASVCCKS
- the recN gene encoding DNA repair protein RecN; its protein translation is MLQELRVKNYALLDQVSVIFEHGFTALTGETGAGKSLLVNALGLLLGEKSNTQFIRHGSEEAEVIGVVRLGDHPMVRALLSDLDIDVGDDCLELRRVVRVKGNSSIYANGARITREQLQEISALLFDMHGQHEHQSLYNQENQRLLLDRVAKIQEDVQLFSQQFTLLRTKKEQLKLMREQAETDLADRIYREKAYEEIGELKPSQEEKDELLARANQLENRERIQQTLQRFHAMMRGNSGLILGLKEARHLLKHLEDSESRELEKRLEGAILEVEDVSDSFSLLQDTLMGSPDELDRVQAKLMEYQRLEKKYGSGHLAGLLKYYQDIEIELGEQNNAEHLQVELESEIEALEQELRQKTLVITQQRESSARYLEEEMEKLLGEVSLPHARLVVSVAPRKNRAGDRVIGSTGADEVAFLFSANAGEPLKPLKEVASGGESSRILLILKSVLASQEEVDCLIFDEIDTGIGGEVAVQVAKHMRRLAQKKQVICITHLASIAAAAQSQLKIEKEVVDDHTRTNIHTMTHEQRVEEIARMLSGNTGDHALEHARSLLNSHDG
- a CDS encoding DegT/DnrJ/EryC1/StrS family aminotransferase, coding for MQKHSPINVSIDLKEQHVMTKVPFSPPEITEEDILAVSDVLRSGWITTGAQAKQFERELSDWMSGARVAVLNSATAGMEITLRLLGIGAGDEVITSVYTYAATVNVIRHVGATPILVDIAHDGYNLDITAVDRAITPKTKAIIAVDIGGYPCDYDALYRVIEAHRASFSGLPKSRLFNHADRITLIADAAHSLGAQYYGRKSGSLADFSAFSFHAVKNLTTAEGGALSFHSLFGVDAETIYREVMLWSLHGQNKDALAKAQGNGWEYDILFSGYKCNMPDIMAALGRSQLGRYAQTLSRRKTLYQSYRQMLPSPISLPAWDEADEYQSSYHLALVCLPIKDIQERNRIITQMAEAGIVCNVHFKPLHLMTAFNDLGRDNDFLQAMQRYQQVMSLPLFNTMSEEQLSYVGENLAQIVKNLR